The Leptospira paudalimensis region TTTTCTATTTAAAGGACATGTAAATCTTGGTGACTTTTCATATGATCCCAGTTTAGGAAAACCAAGAGGTAAATCAATTGATGAAAAGTATTTCAGTTTTGGTTACCAACTAGAATTTAAAGACTTACCTCCAAATTTACTAGAGTATATAAAAAATTTGGAAACCGTCATTGAACATTATTTTGGATGTGAGGCTCTTGTATCCAAACCAAATTTATGGAGAAATTTTCATATAGATGAAAAACATTATGGTAAAGACATATTTTCAGAATGTTTTCATCAAGATTTAGTGAGAGATCATCTAAATATGCAGTTATTCATTTTATTGCATGATACAAACGAGGAATTGGGTCCATTTGAATTCCTTCCGTATGAAGAACAATTGAATCATTTTGATTATTATCGAAAAAGAAATAGAATTAAACCAAAGTCAAACTCCATTGCTTTAACTGGAAAACGTGGTGATACTCTTTTGATTTCTACAGGTTATGTTGTACATAAAGCGGGTAATCCGATGCCTGGAAAACATCGAGATATGTTGAGTTTGGCTTTTTTCCCAAAGTATACTGGAATCGGAGAATCATTTTCTAATTTATAAATATGTTATCAACTTATCATGATCTAATCAAAAAAATTGCTAACTATGACAGATGTCATGCAGGACCTGAAATGGAAGCTGCATATGACGAAGTTATTAAATTTTATCCTGGTGCAAGGAAAATCCAATACCCGTGTGGAGAGAAAATTTTCCATTGGGAATTACCACCTTATTGGAGTTGTGAAGTAGCTGAATTAATTGACCCTAAAGGCAAAGTGATAGCTTCTAAAAAACATTCAAACTTATCTGTATTCAGTTATTCACCATCATTTTCAGGGAAAATTGACTTAGAGGATTTACGCCCTCATCTCTTTACCAATCCAAAAAAACCGAAAGTAATCCCATTCCATTTTAGAAATCAATACAGACATAGAAACCCAGAATGGGGGTTCTGTCTTCCTCATGATATTTATGAGAATTTGATTCCAGGTGAATACACGGTTAACATTCAGTCTAACTTTGATTATAATGGGAAGATGACACAAGTTGACTTTCTAAAAGAAGGCAAAAGTAAAAAGGAAATTATATTTGTTGGTCATTTTGACCACCCAGACCAAATTAACGATGGTTTATCAGGCTGTATCGCTTCTTTCGAAGTGATCAATCGATTAAAAAATCGTGAGACAAAGTATAGTTACAGAGCGTTTGCAAGTGTTGAAATTGTGGGTTCTGTTGCTTATTTGAACAATGAACCAGGATTTGCTGAGAATATCAAGGCAGGAACCTTCCTTGCGTTATGTGGCATTAACGAACAACTAATTTACCAATCTAGTTTTTACCATCAAAATATTCTGGATAGAGCTTATGCCAATGTAATTAACACACGAGGTAATAAAGATGTAATTTTTTCACATCGTGAAAAAATTGGAAATGATGAGAATGTTTTTGATTCAGTCGGTTACGAGATTCCGATGGGAACTTTTTTGCGATGGCCATTTGAGAATTACCACACAAGTGATGATAATTTTGAAAATTATTCCAAGGAAGCTATAGAAGAATTAATAGAACGTACCTTGCAGGTAGTTGATATCCTTGAAAATGATTGTATCCCTGTTGCTAACTTCAAAGGAATTCCATCACTCGCAAGTCCTGAAATTGATCTTTATTTATCTCCTACCAATATTTCTCAAACTAGAAACACAACTGCAATTGAAAAGTTTGGAGATAAACTATCGAAAGAAGATTGTGACTATATTCAAGGTGAAACTGATTTGTTGTATCACTTTATGAGAATTACACTTAGGATGATGGATGGTAAACACTCAATATTAGATATCTGTGAAGAAACGAAAATGCCATTTGGTTTTGCATTTTGGTATATAAAACAATTGGAATCAAAGGGTTTAGTTTCTTTAAAGGAAGTAGAACATTTATGATATTTGTAACTGGAATGTTTCGTTCGGGAACTACATTTGTCGCTCGTTTGTTAAATCAATCAGATGAGATTTCATTTGCATCAGATCCTTTTTTTGCCGTTTTGAAAGACTTTCGTAATACTCTTTCGAATGAGTCTGCTCACAAAGTGGATCCACATGCCCCTCTTGAAGATTATTATTTTGACGAGAGTAAGTTTAACTTTTTTAAAACAATACAGAATACTAGTTTGAGTGATGTAAAAATTCCAAACTTAAAATATTTGAAAGAGTTTACGGAAGCTTCCTCTTTCCCATATTCTGAATTGTTATCTAAACAAATTCATAGAATAAATGCAAATAACTATGGGGACTTTTTAAAACAAGGGGAACAGATTCTACGCGAGGTATATGGCAATAAAAGATTGTCTGGATTTAAAGAGGTATGGGCAAATGAATTTGCACCGCATATCATCAATGTATTTCCGAATACTTCAAAGGTTATTCATATCATCCGTGATCCAAGGGCTATTTTGGTATCAAATTTTTATTCAGAGGGCCGATACCCAATTCTCTTTTTGGCACGTCAATGGAGAAAACTTGTTACACTCGCATACAGCTATACTAAATCAAATCCAAACAATATGATCATTAAGTATGAAGATTTGATTTTAAATCCGAAAGATACCATTCAAGGGATTTGTAATTTTGTTGGAATAAAATTCGATGAAAAGTTACTTAGTACGGAAGAGATCACTGATGGTGGTAATAAAAAATGGACTCAAAATTCAACATTCCAGGAAAATGCGTCTTCAGGATTTAATCAATCTTCTGTGAATCGATGGAAGGATAAAATCAAACATTCAGATCGAATGGCAATTGAATTTCTATGTTATCCAGAAATGAAATTACTTGGTTATTCTGATTTTGTAGATGAATCTTTTAAGGATATTTCATCTACCAATTTAATAGATGAGAAAGACAAATTGGCTAAATGGATTATGCCTTATTCTGAGTTAAATATACCACAAGAATTCGAAAAAGAAAAGAACAGGTTTGGATTGTTATCAAAGAATGTTACTGAGAAAGAAAAGGAATTAAATTTTCTAGTCCCTTCTGTATATGAGGAATTTAAATCAATTTTATCTAGATGAAATATTGTATCACTTGTTTACAGCCAAACACGAGGGTAAATGAACAATTTTCAGAAGATGGAAAATGTTCCTCATGTATTAACTTTGATTTGACGAGGAATGTTAATTACCTTGAGAGATTTGATTTATTAAAAGAGATCATAAGTAAATATCCACGAAAAAAAGGAACTCATTTTGACTGTATCATCGGAGTCAGTGGTGGAAAGGACAGTACAAGACAAGCCATTTGGGTACGCGATAAATTAAAATTAAATCCATTACTCGTGTGTTTGAGTTATCCGCCAGAACAAGTGAGTGAACTCGGAGTTAAAAATATTTCGAATTTAATTCAGTTGGGTTTTGATGTATTATTTTCTGGTCCTGCTCCTGGAACTTGGAAAAAATTAATGAAACATGCATTCCTTACCTTTAGCAATTGGGCAAAATCAACAGAGATGGCTTTGTATAGTTCGGTACCTAAAACTGCAATCGCTTATAAAATACCATTAATCTTTATTGGAGAGAACCAAAGTTTGCGAGATCGGAAAACCATTGATCCAGAAAAACCTTGGGAGTATAATAATTTAATTTCGATGAATACTCTTGGTGGTGGTGATTTAACTTGGATGAGAGATGCTGGTTTTTCTGATGTAGAACTCATTTCATATGGTTTTCCTGATAAATCGGAAGTGAATGCTGCCGGTTTAAATGTAATAGATTTAGGTTGGTTCATTGATAACTGGGATAACTTGGGAAATGCGATGTTCTCAACTGCATATGGAATTCACATTCGTGAAGATAAAGCAGAAAATACAGGGGATCCACTTGGTGTCAGCGCACTTGATGAAGATTGGGTAACATTAAACCAAATGATTAAGTTTTTGAAATTTGGATTTGGAAAAGTTACGGACTATATGAATGAAGATATTCGGGTAGGAAGGATCTCAAGAGAGAAGGCAATTGAAATTGTCGAAAAATATGATGGTGCCTGTTCTGATCATTACATTGAAAGTTTTTGTCAGTATATAGAAATTTCGGTGACTCAATTTTGGGAAGTGGTTCATAAATCTGTTAACAAATCATTATTTGAAATCACTCCTGATAAAAAAATTGTAAAAAAATTCAAAGTAGGGTTTGGACTCTGAAGCGAATTAAAATTGCGATTCTAGATTACGAAGTTGGCAATCATGCATCAGTAAAAGCATGTTTGGATAAATTAGGTTTTATTGTTCAAATTACTTCAGACGTATCTGAAATTAAGGTTTGTGATTTACTGATTATGCCTGGAGTAGGCGCATTCCCAGTCGCAATACAATCACTTGTCAAAAAAAAATTAAACCATTTTTTGAAAGAATGGGTTTTAGATGGAAGACCTTTGTTTGGAATTTGTTTAGGTATGCAATTGTTTGCAAATTCTTCCACAGAAATTGAATTCCATGAAGGACTTGGGTTTATCCAAGGGAATGTCACTCAATTGTCTCAGCAGAATGATTTTCATATCGGATGGAATCAGCTTAGCATTCGCGAGGCGAATTCTTTTTTATCTGAATTTGATGGATTGGATTTTTATTTTAATCATTCCTTCGCTTATGAAAGTGATGGAGATCTTTCTCCGGCAACTACGAAGTACGTACGTGAGTTTCCTTCAATCGTGAAACATGGGCAGGTGATTGGAGTACAATTTCATCCGGAAAAAAGCCAGAATGTGGGAAAAGAATTTTTTTCCAAAATTGTAAAGGAACTAGTCAATGGCTTTTAAGAAAAGACTGGTAGCTTCCATTTTAGTAAAAGATGGAATTGCAGTTCAATCATTTGGTTATAAAGATTATTTACCCATCGGCAATCCAGTGATCCTTGCAGAAAACTTGGATCGTTGGGGAGTTGATGAAATTGTAATCCTTTCTATCGATAGTACAAAGAAAGGAATTGATCCTAACCTTCTTTTGTTAAGTGAAATTTCAAAACGAGTAAATACTCCGATTGCTTATGGTGGCGGAATTAAGAATTTAAAAAATGTTTTAGATGTGATTCATTCCGGGGCGGATCGGATCATCATTGATCAAATGTACTTTCAGAATCCTTCCCAAATTAAAATGGTATCGGAATCCATTGGATCTCAGGCGGTTATACTTTCCTTGCCATGTTCTGTTTACGATGGGAAAATCTCTCATTATAATTATATTTCAAAAAAATCGGAAGTTGTGGATTTTCATTCTCTTCCTTTTATGAAAGAGTTTATAGCTTCCGAATTTCTTCTCATCGATCATATCCACGAAGGGAAACCGAATTCCTTTTCGGAAGAAATGTTGAAATTTTTTCCAAATGATATTTCCATTATTTGTTTTGGCGGAATTTCAAATTCAAAACAAGTGGAAAGATTGTTCCAAAACCAAAATGTCGTCGGGGTATGTATAGGTAATTTTTTGAATTACAAAGAACATTATTTTCAAAACATAAAATTGGAACTGTCTAGTAATTTATTAAGAAATCCTATTTTTGAGTCTTATCAGTTTTAAATTGGCTTTTGTACAATGCTCTTAAAACCAATCCTATTATTTGAAACATGAAATTTAATTTTTCTGAATTTAAAATCTGTAAAAGATGCCTTTATACGACCTACCATCCGCTTGGTTTGGTTATCGATGAAAATGGAATTTGCTCTGGTTGTAAAATCCATGAAGAAAAAGACCAAATTGATTGGGAATTAAAGAAACAAAAATTAGAAACTTTAGTGCAAGACTATCGCAGTAAATCGGGAAAAAACTATGACTGCATTGTTCCTGTCACAGGCGCACATGATTCTCACTATATTTTACATTTAGTAAAAAACGTATTAAAACTAAATCCTTTATGTGTATCTTATAATAAGTATTATAATACGGAAATTGGGATTCGTAATTTAGCAAATCTAAGAATCAAATTTAATGTAGATATCTTCATTCAGAATGTAAATCCTAATTCAGTTAAGAAGATTACTCGGCACACTCTTGCTCAATATGGTTCCATGTATTGGCACTGTTTGGCTGGCCAGACAGTTTTTCCTGTGCAGACATCGGTGAAATATAAAATTCCTCTTATTATTTGGGGGGCACACCAAGGTATGGAACAAGTTGGTATGTTTTCCCATGACCATGAAGTGGAGATGACACGAAGGTACAGGAAAGATCATGATTTGTTTGGTGTAGAAGCGGAAGACCTTTGTGATCATTCTGGAAGTTTGGCGGAAGAGGATGTCTGGCAATATTTATATCCGACTGACTTTGATTTGCATGTGACAGGAACAAGGGGAATTTATTTGGGAAATTTTTTCCGTTGGGACCCGTTGGCTCAACATGAAGAGATGATCAAATTATACAATTATAAATCAGCTAACTTAAGTCGAACACCCGATAAGTATGATTATATAGATTGTTTTAATTATTCAAATTTACACGACTGGATCAAGTTAAAAAAAACTGGGTATTCGAAAGTTACAGATCATGTAACTAGGGAAATACGGCACAAACGTATTACGAGAGAACAGGCAATTTCTGTTGTTAAACAATTTGAATTCAAAGAACCGATGTACCAAAAAGAATTTTTGGACTGGTTAAATTTGGATCTACGTTCCTTCCAGTTTATGATTGAACAACACCAACATTCATATTTTTGGAAAGAAACAGAATATAGAAATTATGAATTTATGGGCCCTTCTAAATTCTTTGAAGTTAATAATGAAATGACAAATGAAGGCGATTGGCCAGCGACATCAAATGTTTACAAAAAGGAAAACAATCAGTACGTTACGATTGGAAAAGGTTATCCTGATTTATGAAACCAATTGCATTAATTCATATTGATGCCCTAAGGCGTGAGTATTCTTCTGTATGGCTTCTTTCAAAGTATTTGGAAAAAAATGGTTTTAAAGTCATTCTGACTTCGAGATCAAGTACCAATTATATTTTAAAACTTTTTACTCCTGACCTACTCATCCTTTCTCATCCCTTTACCTTACCGAATGAATCGTTAGAAAAACTTCGCAGAAAAGGAACCAAAATTGTCATCACAGAAGTAGAAGGTATCGTGAGAGTCGATCATGATATTTCGGCAACTTATCCAGAATATGTTCAATTTAAAAATTTTGATATCGTTTATGTTTGGAACCAGTGGAGTAAGGATTGGTTAAAAAAGAATCGATCCATTGGTTCCTGTCAGATTGAAGTATTGGGATGTATAAGGAATGATTTAATCAAATATATTGATTCATCTCGTAAGGAAAATCGAATTGGAATCATCGGTCGATATGAACTTATCAATTCATTCGATGGTCGTCATAATTTTGAAAATCTCCGGTATATGGAACAACGTCATATTGAACGTTGGCATGTTGATTTGGATTCCTTTTTGATTGTGAGGGATTTAACAAAATATCTATTAACCAATGGTTATAAGGTATCATTTCGACCTCATCCAAATGAAAACGTAAAATCATATCAAATCCTAAAGGATTTTTTTGGCGATGGATTTGAAATCAATGAAGGGTTTGACTACTATGAATGGTTGGGAACCTTAGATAAGGTAGTTGGTACTGTGTCCTCAGCTTTTTTAGAACCTTATTTAGCGGGGATACCCACGATTTGTATTGATTCTTTGTTTGATTATAAAGGGCCACCAAATTTAGAAGAATGGCGTAAATTAACGAGGGAAGGAAGTTACCTTCCAAAAAATACGAAGGAACTTTATTCTTTATGCCTAGACAGGGATTTAAGACCAAAATCATCTAAAAAATTGAACCAGTATCTTTTGGATTTATATTCGATTGATGATGCAAAGAAATCAAATGCAACAGAATACGTTGTCAATCATATGCTAACGAATCTAGAAGGTGTAAACAAGAGTAGTGTATTTAAAATTTTCTATGTTAATACCATCAAAGTGATTTTGGAAATTCTTGTTTTGATACGATGTTTGCTCCAAAATTCTGGGGCTTGGTCTATGCAGAATCTTAGGCAGTATGATTATAATTCTTTGATTCATGGGCCTAGTAGGTTTATGAAATTCTATTACAGAAAAATATTTGGCAAATGAAATGATCATAGATAAAAAGATTTCAAAATATATAGTTTTTTGTGAAGATTCGATTCGGAATTCATTAAAAAAAATCGAATCAAATAAAGCGAAAACTATATTCGCGGTAACTGAAGATAATCGTATTTTAGGTGTATTAACCGATGGTGATTTTCGAAGATGGATTCTGGATGATTCAATTCAAGATCATGATTTGAGTTTGCCCGTGGAATCAATCATCAATCGCAATTTTAAATACCTTCATGTGAATGAAAGTCCAGATCGAATCCGTCAATCATTAAGCCAAACAATTTCAATCCTTCCACTGATCGATGATCATTTTAAATTACAATCAGTTGCAAGAATTGGTTCAGAAGAAATAACAATTGGTAATTTTGTTTTAGATGAATCTAGTCCATCTTTCATCATTGCAGAAATTGGGAATAACCATAACGGTGATTTGGAACTTGCGAAAAAACTCGTTGATTTGGCTAAAAAATCGGGAGCTGATTGTGCAAAATTCCAAATGAGGGATTTGTTATCACTTTATAATAACCAAGGAAATGTGAATGATGCTTCTGAAGACTTGGGTTCCCAATACACACTTGATTTATTAAATAAATTCCAATTATCGAACGAGGATCTTTTTAAACTATTCGATTATTGTAAAGAATTGGAAATCCTTCCACTTTGTACTCCTTGGGACGAAAAAAGTTTTATGGCCTTGGAAGAATATGGAATGGAGGCTTATAAGATAGCATCTGCAGATTTTACGAATCACGAATTTATTAAATTAGTCGCAACTTCTGGTAAACCTTTAATTTGTTCGACTGGAATGACAAATGAATCGGAAATCTTGAATACAGTAAAAGTTTTACAAGAAGTAGGAGCTCAGTACATTTTACTCCATTGTAATTCAACTTATCCTGCACCATTTAAAGATATCAACCTATCCTACTTAAAAAGACTAAAAGACATTGGAAATTGCCTTGTAGGTTATTCTGGACATGAAAGGGGTTATCATATACCTCTAGCTTCCATTGCTTTAGGAGCAAAGGTAATCGAAAAACATTTCACTGTTGATAAAACAATGGAAGGGAATGATCATAAGGTTAGTTTACTTCCAGATGAATTCAAAGAGATGGTCATTGGAATTCGCCAAGTGGAAGATTCCCTTGGAGAGGCTCGAAATCGAATCATCACTCAAGGTGAATTGATGAACCGAGAAACTCTAGGCAAAAGTTTGGTTTGTAACCAAGATATCGTAATGGGGGAAGTCATTCTTTCTAATATGATTACCACTAGGAGTCCTGGGAAAGGACTTGCTCCTTATTTCAAAAAGGAACTCATCGGTAAGGTAGCAAAACGCAATTTTTCAAAGGGGGATTTTTTCTTTCCGTCTGACTTAAGCGAAACTGCTATCGAAATCAAAAATAACTATTCCTTCACTCGCCCTTGGGGTTTGCCAGTCAGGTTTCACGATTTTAATGTTATGGTGAATTTATCCAGCATGAAACTCGTTGAATTCCA contains the following coding sequences:
- a CDS encoding N-acetyl sugar amidotransferase, producing the protein MKFNFSEFKICKRCLYTTYHPLGLVIDENGICSGCKIHEEKDQIDWELKKQKLETLVQDYRSKSGKNYDCIVPVTGAHDSHYILHLVKNVLKLNPLCVSYNKYYNTEIGIRNLANLRIKFNVDIFIQNVNPNSVKKITRHTLAQYGSMYWHCLAGQTVFPVQTSVKYKIPLIIWGAHQGMEQVGMFSHDHEVEMTRRYRKDHDLFGVEAEDLCDHSGSLAEEDVWQYLYPTDFDLHVTGTRGIYLGNFFRWDPLAQHEEMIKLYNYKSANLSRTPDKYDYIDCFNYSNLHDWIKLKKTGYSKVTDHVTREIRHKRITREQAISVVKQFEFKEPMYQKEFLDWLNLDLRSFQFMIEQHQHSYFWKETEYRNYEFMGPSKFFEVNNEMTNEGDWPATSNVYKKENNQYVTIGKGYPDL
- a CDS encoding N-acetylneuraminate synthase family protein is translated as MIIDKKISKYIVFCEDSIRNSLKKIESNKAKTIFAVTEDNRILGVLTDGDFRRWILDDSIQDHDLSLPVESIINRNFKYLHVNESPDRIRQSLSQTISILPLIDDHFKLQSVARIGSEEITIGNFVLDESSPSFIIAEIGNNHNGDLELAKKLVDLAKKSGADCAKFQMRDLLSLYNNQGNVNDASEDLGSQYTLDLLNKFQLSNEDLFKLFDYCKELEILPLCTPWDEKSFMALEEYGMEAYKIASADFTNHEFIKLVATSGKPLICSTGMTNESEILNTVKVLQEVGAQYILLHCNSTYPAPFKDINLSYLKRLKDIGNCLVGYSGHERGYHIPLASIALGAKVIEKHFTVDKTMEGNDHKVSLLPDEFKEMVIGIRQVEDSLGEARNRIITQGELMNRETLGKSLVCNQDIVMGEVILSNMITTRSPGKGLAPYFKKELIGKVAKRNFSKGDFFFPSDLSETAIEIKNNYSFTRPWGLPVRFHDFNVMVNLSSMKLVEFHLSYKDLDLNISDFLSGTYDVDFVVHTPELFEGDHLLDLCSNDESYRQQSIKHMQRVIDVTKSLKVFFPKMKSNPLIVTNVGGFSNDYFLPNSDKAKLYENYFQSLKELNLDGVEIIPQTMPPFPWHFGGQRYHNLFMSFEDIQYYCDKYKIRVCLDISHSKLACNQFHWSFTDFIEKISPYIAHMHVVDASGVDGEGLQIGEGEIDFFQLARLLRESSPKASFIPEIWQGHKNQGEGFWVALSRLEKFNF
- a CDS encoding glycosyltransferase family protein, whose protein sequence is MKPIALIHIDALRREYSSVWLLSKYLEKNGFKVILTSRSSTNYILKLFTPDLLILSHPFTLPNESLEKLRRKGTKIVITEVEGIVRVDHDISATYPEYVQFKNFDIVYVWNQWSKDWLKKNRSIGSCQIEVLGCIRNDLIKYIDSSRKENRIGIIGRYELINSFDGRHNFENLRYMEQRHIERWHVDLDSFLIVRDLTKYLLTNGYKVSFRPHPNENVKSYQILKDFFGDGFEINEGFDYYEWLGTLDKVVGTVSSAFLEPYLAGIPTICIDSLFDYKGPPNLEEWRKLTREGSYLPKNTKELYSLCLDRDLRPKSSKKLNQYLLDLYSIDDAKKSNATEYVVNHMLTNLEGVNKSSVFKIFYVNTIKVILEILVLIRCLLQNSGAWSMQNLRQYDYNSLIHGPSRFMKFYYRKIFGK
- the hisH gene encoding imidazole glycerol phosphate synthase subunit HisH; protein product: MLDYEVGNHASVKACLDKLGFIVQITSDVSEIKVCDLLIMPGVGAFPVAIQSLVKKKLNHFLKEWVLDGRPLFGICLGMQLFANSSTEIEFHEGLGFIQGNVTQLSQQNDFHIGWNQLSIREANSFLSEFDGLDFYFNHSFAYESDGDLSPATTKYVREFPSIVKHGQVIGVQFHPEKSQNVGKEFFSKIVKELVNGF
- a CDS encoding DUF4910 domain-containing protein, whose amino-acid sequence is MLSTYHDLIKKIANYDRCHAGPEMEAAYDEVIKFYPGARKIQYPCGEKIFHWELPPYWSCEVAELIDPKGKVIASKKHSNLSVFSYSPSFSGKIDLEDLRPHLFTNPKKPKVIPFHFRNQYRHRNPEWGFCLPHDIYENLIPGEYTVNIQSNFDYNGKMTQVDFLKEGKSKKEIIFVGHFDHPDQINDGLSGCIASFEVINRLKNRETKYSYRAFASVEIVGSVAYLNNEPGFAENIKAGTFLALCGINEQLIYQSSFYHQNILDRAYANVINTRGNKDVIFSHREKIGNDENVFDSVGYEIPMGTFLRWPFENYHTSDDNFENYSKEAIEELIERTLQVVDILENDCIPVANFKGIPSLASPEIDLYLSPTNISQTRNTTAIEKFGDKLSKEDCDYIQGETDLLYHFMRITLRMMDGKHSILDICEETKMPFGFAFWYIKQLESKGLVSLKEVEHL
- a CDS encoding N-acetyl sugar amidotransferase, producing the protein MKYCITCLQPNTRVNEQFSEDGKCSSCINFDLTRNVNYLERFDLLKEIISKYPRKKGTHFDCIIGVSGGKDSTRQAIWVRDKLKLNPLLVCLSYPPEQVSELGVKNISNLIQLGFDVLFSGPAPGTWKKLMKHAFLTFSNWAKSTEMALYSSVPKTAIAYKIPLIFIGENQSLRDRKTIDPEKPWEYNNLISMNTLGGGDLTWMRDAGFSDVELISYGFPDKSEVNAAGLNVIDLGWFIDNWDNLGNAMFSTAYGIHIREDKAENTGDPLGVSALDEDWVTLNQMIKFLKFGFGKVTDYMNEDIRVGRISREKAIEIVEKYDGACSDHYIESFCQYIEISVTQFWEVVHKSVNKSLFEITPDKKIVKKFKVGFGL
- a CDS encoding HisA/HisF-related TIM barrel protein; the protein is MAFKKRLVASILVKDGIAVQSFGYKDYLPIGNPVILAENLDRWGVDEIVILSIDSTKKGIDPNLLLLSEISKRVNTPIAYGGGIKNLKNVLDVIHSGADRIIIDQMYFQNPSQIKMVSESIGSQAVILSLPCSVYDGKISHYNYISKKSEVVDFHSLPFMKEFIASEFLLIDHIHEGKPNSFSEEMLKFFPNDISIICFGGISNSKQVERLFQNQNVVGVCIGNFLNYKEHYFQNIKLELSSNLLRNPIFESYQF
- a CDS encoding sulfotransferase, which translates into the protein MIFVTGMFRSGTTFVARLLNQSDEISFASDPFFAVLKDFRNTLSNESAHKVDPHAPLEDYYFDESKFNFFKTIQNTSLSDVKIPNLKYLKEFTEASSFPYSELLSKQIHRINANNYGDFLKQGEQILREVYGNKRLSGFKEVWANEFAPHIINVFPNTSKVIHIIRDPRAILVSNFYSEGRYPILFLARQWRKLVTLAYSYTKSNPNNMIIKYEDLILNPKDTIQGICNFVGIKFDEKLLSTEEITDGGNKKWTQNSTFQENASSGFNQSSVNRWKDKIKHSDRMAIEFLCYPEMKLLGYSDFVDESFKDISSTNLIDEKDKLAKWIMPYSELNIPQEFEKEKNRFGLLSKNVTEKEKELNFLVPSVYEEFKSILSR
- a CDS encoding phytanoyl-CoA dioxygenase family protein, producing MLLQDQVSVQAKAKFKFYPTSIVGLFYYFRYRIFCLKSSYLRSFRRAKEQFNYFLFKGHVNLGDFSYDPSLGKPRGKSIDEKYFSFGYQLEFKDLPPNLLEYIKNLETVIEHYFGCEALVSKPNLWRNFHIDEKHYGKDIFSECFHQDLVRDHLNMQLFILLHDTNEELGPFEFLPYEEQLNHFDYYRKRNRIKPKSNSIALTGKRGDTLLISTGYVVHKAGNPMPGKHRDMLSLAFFPKYTGIGESFSNL